A window of Panicum virgatum strain AP13 chromosome 8K, P.virgatum_v5, whole genome shotgun sequence contains these coding sequences:
- the LOC120646385 gene encoding calcium-dependent protein kinase 2-like, with protein sequence MASRPCGGGPRQPGQGAHVYLWRVVGELREIQIMQHFSGQAKIVEFRGALEDNSNVHVVMELCSGGELFDRIIAKGHYTEWSAATICRAVVNVVNICAS encoded by the exons ATGGCATCCaggccgtgcggcggcggcccccggcAGCCCGGCCAGGGCGCGCATGTGTACCTGTGGCGAGTCGTCGGCGAGCTGCG GGAGATCCAGATCATGCAGCATTTTTCTGGACAGGCAAAGATTGTTGAGTTCAGGGGAGCGTTGGAGGATAATAGCAATGTGCATGTGGTGATGGAGCTCTGCTCAGGTGGTGAGCTATTCGATCGGATCATTGCTAAAGGCCACTACACAGAATGGTCAGCTGCTACAATCTGTAGAGCAGTTGTGAATGTTGTGAACATTTGTGCGTCGTGA
- the LOC120645892 gene encoding disease resistance protein PIK6-NP-like has protein sequence MMDEAGFIINKCGRLPKLIVALGNYFNKAPNIIQEMRLNANFMYELKTSKGLDSFRDVFTTMHSSFQACPQVLKKCIFYLPLFTQSSIIRRSRLVRRWIAEGYCEGLDSNRKVEFMEKVLGNLGALGMIDKPAQTPAVASNMSGTSFQVNFLFLDYIISQETKENIFLPLEITVLQGESSLNVQRAGQHLAIGSSWKRDKFVLDSLDFSRLRSLTVSREWRQFFISHRMRVLRVLDLEETNVKNDDVEQIVAHLLCLKFLSIRRCAKVSCLPDSLGGLNQLQTLDIRHTYVAKLPVSISRLRMLQYVRAGTSVALMDEEPSTTKRGRYGHVVACDGVKVPTKTAALISLHTLGVINVSDTGDKDIQQLFRNLTQLRKLGVSGVNRRKIKGFFSAIEGHVHLESLSLQLHMDKDLEWLLKITTPRNLQRLKMKVHVEKLEHWSCLRVLGQIRRLQTLRLHFKIDQDVELQFCDQTDGAAWSTPIQFCELKVLEIACSSNLHVKFDDREMKELELLQVRCFDGSSLNFSGLEHTTALKHVSLKGSFDDTVKEELRQTVAQHPYRPTLKLVEPRSS, from the coding sequence ATGATGGATGAAGCAGGATTTATCATAAACAAGTGCGGAAGACTTCCTAAATTAATAGTTGCTTTAGGCAACTACTTCAACAAAGCACCAAACATCATACAGGAGATGCGCCTGAATGCTAACTTTATGTATGAGTTGAAGACCAGCAAAGGGCTTGACAGCTTTAGGGATGTATTCACTACGATGCATTCAAGCTTTCAAGCTTGTCCTCAAGTCCTCAAGAAATGCATCTTCTATCTGCCACTTTTTACTCAAAGCAGCATAATTCGGCGGAGCCGTTTGGTGAGGCGGTGGATCGCGGAGGGCTATTGTGAGGGCCTTGACAGCAACAGAAAGGTGGAATTCATGGAGAAGGTCTTAGGCAACCTTGGCGCCCTTGGTATGATAGATAAGCCCGCACAAACTCCTGCCGTGGCCAGTAACATGAGCGGGACTTCTTTCCAAGTCAACTTTTTGTTCCTCGACTACATCATCTCACAGGAAACAAAAGAGAACATTTTCCTTCCACTTGAAATCACTGTACTGCAGGGAGAAAGCAGTCTGAACGTACAACGTGCAGGACAGCACTTGGCCATTGGGAGCAGCTGGAAGAGAGACAAGTTTGTGCTCGACAGCTTGGACTTCTCACGGCTACGGTCTTTGACAGTTTCTAGAGAGTGGAGGCAGTTCTTCATATCTCACAGAATGAGAGTGCTTCGTGTGCTCGATCTGGAGGAAACAAACGTGAAGAATGATGACGTTGAACAGATCGTGGCGCATCTACTTTGCCTCAAGTTCCTCTCCATTAGAAGATGTGCAAAGGTTTCTTGTCTCCCAGATTCCTTGGGTGGCCTGAATCAGCTCCAGACTCTGGATATCAGACACACCTATGTTGCCAAGCTTCCAGTCAGCATCAGCAGGCTGCGGATGCTGCAGTATGTTCGTGCTGGTACCAGTGTGGCGCTGATGGATGAGGAGCCATCAACAACAAAGAGGGGTAGGTATGGACATGTTGTTGCTTGTGATGGCGTTAAGGTGCCCACAAAGACGGCAGCACTCATATCCTTGCACACGCTGGGTGTTATCAACGTCAGCGACACAGGTGATAAGGACATTCAGCAGTTATTCAGGAACCTAACTCAACTTCGCAAGCTTGGGGTGTCTGGCGTCAATAGGAGAAAAATCAAGGGGTTCTTTTCTGCTATTGAGGGCCACGTCCACTTGGAGTCACTGTCACTGCAGCTCCACATGGACAAGGATTTGGAATGGTTGCTTAAAATTACCACTCCAAGGAATCTACAGCGCCTTAAGATGAAGGTACATGTAGAGAAGTTGGAACACTGGAGCTGCCTACGGGTCCTTGGGCAGATAAGGAGGCTGCAGACTCTACGCCTTCATTTCAAAATAGACCAAGATGTTGAGCTCCAATTTTGTGACCAAACGGATGGTGCGGCATGGTCTACACCCATCCAATTCTGTGAACTCAAGGTCCTCGAGATTGCTTGCAGCTCCAACTTACATGTGAAGTTTGATGATAGGGAGATGAAAGAGCTAGAACTGCTGCAGGTTCGCTGTTTCGATGGGTCCTCATTGAACTTTTCTGGGCTAGAACACACTACTGCACTCAAGCATGTCAGTCTCAAGGGATCCTTTGACGACACAGTCAAGGAAGAATTGCGGCAGACAGTTGCCCAGCATCCCTACAGGCCTACTTTGAAGCTTGTGGAACCACGTTCATCCTGA
- the LOC120645036 gene encoding putative cysteine-rich receptor-like protein kinase 35, protein MLDYLSSMDESGGKNIEFPLISFEKIVAATDNFSNSNMLGQGGFGKVYKGMLEGTKEVAVKRLSKGSGQGTEEFRNEVVLIAKLQHKNLVKLIGCCIHEDEKQLVYEYLPNKSLDYFLFDAARKSVLQWPTRFKVIQGVARGIMYLHQDSRLTIIHRDLKASNILLDKEMSPKISDFGMARIFCGDQLQANTNRVVGTYGYMSPEYAMEAAFSVKSDTYSFGVLMLEIISGLKISSPYLIKDFPNLIVYVSTGNAQNSELQLSTGIKMSYCEIVSWFRHGTTGKMEK, encoded by the exons ATGCTGGACTACTTGAGTTCTATGGATGAATCTGGGGGCAAGAATATAGAGTTCCCACTTATTAGCTTTGAAAAAATTGTCGCAGCAACAGATAATTTCTCTAACAGCAATATGCTTGGGCAAGGAGGTTTTGGCAAAGTATACAAG GGAATGTTGGAAGGCACTAAGGAAGTAGCCGTCAAGAGACTTAGCAAGGGTTCTGGGCAAGGGACAGAGGAGTTCAGAAATGAAGTAGTCTTGATTGCAAAGTTGCAGCACAAGAACCTAGTTAAGCTTATCGGTTGTTGTATTCATGAAGATGAGAAGCAGTTAGTTTACGAGTACTTGCCCAACAAAAGCTTGGATTACTTCCTCTTTG ACGCAGCAAGAAAATCAGTGCTTCAGTGGCCGACAAGGTTCAAGGTTATCCAGGGGGTCGCTAGAGGAATTATGTATCTCCATCAGGACTCAAGATTAACTATAATTCATAGAGATCTGAAAGCAAGCAACATCTTGTTAGATAAGGAGATGAGCCCAAAGATCTCAGATTTTGGCATGGCCAGGATATTCTGTGGTGACCAGCTCCAAGCAAATACTAACCGAGTTGTAGGAACATA TGGTTACATGTCTCCTGAATATGCAATGGAAGCAGCCTTTTCAGTCAAGTCTGACACCTACAGCTTTGGTGTTCTAATGTTGGAGATTATAAGTGGTCTAAAGATCAGCTCGCCATATCTTATCAAGGATTTTCCTAACCTTATAGTATATGTAAGTACTGGGAATGCTCAGAATTCAGAACTACAACTATCCACAGGAATAAAAATGAGTTACTGTGAAATTGTGTCATGGTTCAGGCATGGAACTACTGGAAAGATGGAAAAATAG